A window of Hevea brasiliensis isolate MT/VB/25A 57/8 chromosome 14, ASM3005281v1, whole genome shotgun sequence contains these coding sequences:
- the LOC110641744 gene encoding cocosin 1-like: MDLDLSPKFPQKTLFEGEGGSYKAWSSSELAVAKVGGGMLLLQPRGFAFPHYTDSSKIGYVLEGTEGIVGVVLPNSAKEVVLKLKKGDIIPVPLGTLSWWYNNGDSKFVVVFLGETSKSYIPGEFTYFLLSGGIGVGILLTMAGFSSEFTSRAYNLKNQEEANKLAKSQTGVLIIKIEEGIIMPQPHNDFRDKMVYNIDAASADVDVQKGGVFKTLTSSKLPLLEQAGLSVSYVKLDASAMYSPTYTANGASRLVYIVKGNGQVQIVGINGKRVLDTNIKAGQMFLVPKFFAVAVVAGSEGMELVSTLTSTWPFVEELATKNSVWNALSPIVSQVSLNVTPDFEELFKSNITKNSIIILSTN; encoded by the exons ATGGATTTGGATTTGTCACCAAAGTTCCCACAAAAGACATTATTTGAAGGAGAAGGTGGATCATACAAGGCTTGGTCAAGTTCTGAATTAGCTGTGGCAAAGGTTGGAGGAGGAATGCTTCTTCTCCAGCCCCGTGGTTTTGCTTTTCCCCACTATACAGATTCCTCCAAAATTGGTTATGTTCTTGAAG GTACAGAAGGAATAGTGGGAGTGGTGCTTCCTAATTCTGCAAAAGAGGTAGTATTAAAGCTTAAGAAAGGAGATATCATACCTGTGCCTCTGGGAACTCTCTCATGGTGGTATAATAATGGAGATTCAAAATTTGTTGTGGTTTTCTTGGGAGAAACTTCCAAGTCTTATATTCCTGGAGAATTCACCTACTTCTTGTTATCTGGAGGCATAGGCGTT ggcatactactaacaatggcAGGATTCTCATCTGAATTTACCAGTCGAGCCTACAATCTCAAGAATCAAGAAGAAGCAAACAAACTCGCTAAAAGCCAAACTGGCGTGTTGATTATCAAGATAGAGGAAGGAATAATCATGCCCCAACCTCATAACGACTTTCGGGACAAAATGGTGTATAACATCGACGCAGCATCAGCTGACGTTGATGTCCAAAAGGGTGGTGTTTTTAAGACACTAACATCATCAAAATTGCCCCTTCTTGAGCAAGCAGGATTAAGTGTCAGCTATGTGAAATTAGATGCCAGTGCCATGTACTCACCCACTTACACTGCCAATGGAGCAAGTCGACTTGtttatattgttaaagggaatgGACAAGTACAAATTGTGGGTATCAATGGTAAGCGAGTCTTGGACACCAACATAAAAGCTGGCCAAATGTTTCTGGTGCCAAAATTCTTTGCTGTTGCTGTAGTTGCTGGCAGTGAAGGGATGGAGTTAGTCTCCACCTTAACTTCTACGtg GCCTTTTGTTGAGGAGCTTGCGACTAAGAATTCAGTGTGGAATGCCCTTTCTCCTATAGTTTCACAAGTTTCTCTTAACGTGACACCAGATTTTGAAGAACTCTTCAAGTCCAATATTACGAAGAACTCCATTATTATTCTTTCAACAAATTAG